The window aaaagaaaagcaggAAAGAGTTGAAAGACAAACAAATTTACACAGAATATGTATGATTTTACGTTTCTCTGTACatgtacaaaattacaaatagtgAGTTTATTTTGATGGCCTAGTAGGGTTACTCCATAGAAAGCTTACCAGATAACCATAATGGGTATATGAGAACCGCAGTGGAACCTTGAAAAAAGGGTTTCGATATTCAAAACCATTGCCTTTCTGAAGAGCAACAGCATTCTCAGTTCTTGTAGCCCTTCGATGCATCGATAATTCATATTCTCTATCATTAGTTACTTCATCTTTGATTTGAATATTGGCATGAGTCGCACGACTAGTCCCAGTTCCATGAGCCAAGCCCTTTCGGCCTTGGTTATCTACATTCTGCTTTCCATGATTTCTTGGTGTCTTTCTGTGAACTGCATTGCCATGTGCCTCCTCATGAGGTCTGTCCCTCTTCCTAATAACCGCCACAAACTCCTTTTtgcatccatttcttccataTATGTCAACATAGAATCCCAATTTTTCATAATATCGAAAAACTAGGAACTCACAAAGCTGGAAACCATTGTCCTGCACAAATTCCTTCCAACCCTTTTGGAAAAAGAACCTGTCATTACGTTTTTCCAGACTAACAGGCCAAGTTCCACCTGGGGTCTGAAGATGGGTCTCTTGAGGTACCTTTCCATCAAAATGCACGAGAAAAGCCAGCGGGATTTGCTGTAACGAAAGTGATCAGGATGCACGTAGAAATTAATCCTATGATCCAACTGGCAACATATAATTTACATCAAGATCAGCATACATAGCAAACGTATTTTCAGccaatgaaaattaaaaacaaaaggcAAATAGTTAGAGCATCCCCAATGAGGGGCTCTATATGGGGCCGCAAAGGTGAATCAAAGGGACATAACTAAACAAGGGCATGCAGGAGGCAGGGTGTGCGGAAATAATTTCCTAAAATCTACGCAGGGATCTATGGTAGATATGGGATGCCATGTACATATTTTATCACAAATAAGGAGAAATTTATGCCCCGATCCTTTGCGGTTGCTTGGTATCCTTCTTgaatccaattttttatttattttgaaactaATGAGTATTAAGTAATTTAGCTACATTCGTcatgtttgaaaacaaaaaataggaTCCAAGAAGGATTCCAAACAGACCTTAATTATTTTACAGATTCAATCGaagttatgattttttttccacTGAGCAGGATGAAATTAGAAGAGGATTAAGACCAAATTGCTAATAATTAGACTCCATAACATGAAACTTGAGTGCTGTAAATACTGTTTACTCAAAGCTATTAGGTTCGAATCGTGGGAACTCCAAAGATTATCCACTGTGATATAacaaagcaatttttttttctgttgacTTCCGGTAAATAATTAAAggaattttcttttctgtttttattttatgcaaagTGTAAAGAGAGAGTAGATAATAGGAGGGCGCTGCTGGACTTACCAACTGGGTGGAGAAGTCATCTACAAGAACCTTGAAAAAGGTGGGTGCTCTTACTGCATTTGATCTTGccatcatcattttcttcttcctcttcagcGTTTCT of the Pyrus communis chromosome 1, drPyrComm1.1, whole genome shotgun sequence genome contains:
- the LOC137728622 gene encoding B3 domain-containing protein At5g18090-like, which gives rise to MLNTHQTKVSSESLTISPFRRETLKRKKKMMMARSNAVRAPTFFKVLVDDFSTQLQIPLAFLVHFDGKVPQETHLQTPGGTWPVSLEKRNDRFFFQKGWKEFVQDNGFQLCEFLVFRYYEKLGFYVDIYGRNGCKKEFVAVIRKRDRPHEEAHGNAVHRKTPRNHGKQNVDNQGRKGLAHGTGTSRATHANIQIKDEVTNDREYELSMHRRATRTENAVALQKGNGFEYRNPFFKVPLRFSYTHYGYLALPGMFVKAHLTERPSDATLRVSDGRIWPVKVGFDVAGHCRFLSGWSLFVKDNGLEIGDICVFVLINKIEFLFEVVLHRKIGAVSPTLSPVLWKTNCSGGSI